From Astyanax mexicanus isolate ESR-SI-001 chromosome 13, AstMex3_surface, whole genome shotgun sequence, the proteins below share one genomic window:
- the nfe2 gene encoding transcription factor NF-E2 45 kDa subunit codes for MCSAVNTSLPFSFSCEGLANSSRLHGGASMSTTHRFTASGGFRPNPTSQPSEMDLAWQELMAITELQEFEVPNEHPFSTAPYIPMEPMVPYGNFGMSHPLTEPTLPACEASPAPAAFEGGYSEVMNPYQRLNRNVEMHHGHSGGQAMSGLLPNAHCLQPSLMSLLDHMGMTSTNQGLGKETVAGHLADDMESDSGLSLGSSPPLASPENAAHAVPTQYLPPDGGLNNYAEGPCIGDHYRMRASIPNSMDYQHNFSSYSGHSYFPGVPNLPTTPQLQIPNPQSQQQIPPMKPLLPPTLSDIQMNSGGSSFQNSFTKSRAGSGSSGPYSRDERRALALKIPFPLEKIVNLPVDDFNELLSQYTLNDTQLTLVRDIRRRGKNKVAAQNCRKRKLENIVHLESELGQLRAQREHLARERLEFQQNLTILKCRLSDLYAKVFSQLRDEEGHPYSLEDYSLQQTNDGSVYLVPRNAALEGE; via the exons ATGTGTTCAGCCGTCAACACTTCTCTTCCCTTTAGTTTCAGTTGTGAG GGACTGGCAAACTCCAGCAGACTTCATGGGGGAGCATCGATGTCCACCACTCATAGATTCACTGCGAGCGGCGGGTTCAGACCCAATCCCACCTCCCAGCCGTCAGAGATGGACCTGGCCTGGCAGGAACTGATGGCCATCACAGAACTGCAG GAATTTGAGGTACCCAATGAGCATCCATTCAGCACTGCGCCATATATACCGATGGAGCCCATGGTGCCGTACGGGAACTTCGGAATGAGTCACCCACTAACAGAGCCCACTCTTCCAGCCTGTGAAGCaagtcctgctcctgctgctttTGAAGGTGGGTACAGCGAGGTGATGAACCCCTACCAGCGCCTTAACCGCAACGTGGAAATGCACCACGGACACAGTGGAGGTCAGGCGATGTCCGGCCTACTGCCTAATGCACATTGTCTTCAGCCATCCCTTATGAGCCTACTGGATCACATGGGCATGACTAGCACCAACCAAGGACTTGGTAAAGAGACGGTCGCTGGTCACCTAGCGGATGACATGGAGTCAGACTCTGGTCTATCTCTCGGCTCAAGTCCTCCTCTTGCCTCGCCAGAAAACGCAGCACATGCAGTACCGACGCAATATCTTCCTCCAGACGGAGGTCTCAACAACTACGCCGAGGGACCGTGCATTGGCGACCATTACCGCATGAGAGCGAGTATACCGAACTCTATGGACTACCAGCACAACTTCAGCTCTTATTCTGGTCATTCCTACTTCCCAGGGGTACCAAACTTACCAACCACACCACAACTGCAGATCCCCAATCCCCAATCCCAGCAGCAGATACCACCCATGAAACCACTTCTACCCCCCACCCTAAGTGACATTCAAATGAACAGTGGAGGAAGTTCCTTTCAGAACTCTTTCACCAAATCCAGAGCGGGGAGTGGGTCATCAGGTCCCTACAGCAGGGATGAGCGAAGAGCACTTGCTCTCAAAATCCCTTTTCCTCTGGAAAAGATCGTCAACCTCCCTGTGGACGACTTCAACGAGCTCCTGAGCCAGTACACGCTGAACGACACTCAGCTGACGCTGGTCAGGGACATCCGTCGCAGAGGAAAGAACAAGGTGGCGGCGCAGAACTGCCGCAAAAGGAAGCTGGAGAACATTGTGCATCTGGAGAGTGAGTTAGGCCAACTGAGAGCACAGAGAGAGCACCTGGCGAGAGAGAGACTGGAATTCCAGCAGAACCTCACCATCCTCAAGTGCCGCCTTTCAGACTTGTACGCCAAGGTGTTCTCCCAGCTAAGGGACGAAGAAGGTCACCCCTACTCTTTAGAAGACTACTCTCTGCAGCAGACTAACGACGGAAGCGTTTATCTAGTGCCGCGAAACGCAGCACTGGAGGGTGAATAA
- the hnrnpa1b gene encoding heterogeneous nuclear ribonucleoprotein A1b, which yields MSNESKARGPEQLRKLFIGGLSFETTDDSLRAYFEQWGTLTDCVVMKDPNSKRSRGFGFVTYANVEEVDAAMNARPHKVDGRLVEPKRAVSREDSNKPFAHMTVKKIFVGGIKEDTEESHLRDYFDQFGRIEAIEIMVDRGSGKKRGFAFVTFSDHDSVDRIVIQKYHTINGHNSEVRKALSRQEMQNSSMRGGGRGGGGGGGNFGGRYGNDGYNNDFRGGRDDFGGRGGRSNYGGGDNYNNGFGGSSGGGYGGGDGPGYGGNRGYGGGQGYGNQGGGGGGGGYGGGGNGYDNYNNGGGNYGGSNFGGSGGGGSGNYSDFGNYNNQQSSYGPMKGSFGGSGGGRNSGPYGGGYGGSSGGGGGGYGGSGGGRRF from the exons ATGTCGAACGAG AGTAAAGCACGAGGTCCCGAGCAGCTCAGGAAGCTGTTTATTGGAGGCCTGAGCTTCGAGACGACGGACGACAGTCTGAGGGCCTATTTTGAACAATGGGGAACACTGACGGACTGTGTG GTCATGAAAGACCCGAACTCCAAAAGGTCCAGGGGCTTCGGGTTCGTCACCTACGCCAATGTGGAAGAAGTAGATGCTGCCATGAACGCACGCCCCCACAAAGTGGACGGGAGACTCGTGGAGCCCAAACGAGCCGTGTCCAGAGAG GACTCCAACAAACCCTTTGCACACATGACCGTAAAAAAGATATTTGTGGGCGGCATCAAAGAAGATACAGAGGAGTCCCATCTCCGCGACTACTTCGACCAGTTCGGGAGGATCGAAGCTATTGAAATAATGGTCGACCGCGGCTCTGGAAAGAAAAGAGGCTTTGCCTTCGTCACCTTCTCAGACCACGACTCAGTAGATCGCATCGTTA ttCAGAAATATCACACGATAAACGGCCACAACTCTGAAGTGAGGAAAGCTCTCTCCAGGCAGGAGATGCAGAATTCCAGCATGAGAGGAGGAG GAcgcggcggtggtggtggtggaggaaaCTTCGGTGGTAGATACGGTAACGATGGTTACAACAACGACTTCAGAGGTGGCCGAGATGACTTCGGTGGTCGAG GTGGAAGAAGCAACTACGGTGGTGGAGATAACTACAATAATGGATTTGGAGGCAGTAGTGGTG GTGGTTATGGTGGTGGAGATGGCCCTGGCTATGGAGGAAACCGTGGATATGGTGGTGGACAGGGCTATGGCAACcaaggtggtggaggaggaggaggaggatatgGCGGCGGTGGAAACGGCTACGACAACTACAACAATGGTGGAGGAAACTACGGAGGAA GTAACTTTGGAGGAAGTGGTGGTGGTGGCAGTGGAAACTACAGTGATTTTGGCAACTACAACAACCAGCAGTCCAGTTATGGCCCAATGAAGGGAAGCTTTGGTGGTAGTGGAGGAGGCAGGAACAGTGGCCCATATGGTG GTGGATATGGAGGCAGCTCTGGAGGGGGAGGTGGTGGATACGGTGGTTCTGGTGGAGGCAGACGGTTTTAA
- the cbx5 gene encoding chromobox protein homolog 5 produces the protein MGKKNQNREDDESGSSDEEEYVVEKVLDRRVVKGRVEYFLKWKGFTDKHNTWEPEKNLDCPDLISEFMKTYKKGGSSTGTPSSGAKSSSTASTAVRSKDSSSSKRRNSDEEEEGGSKPKRKKEEEILVARGFERGLEPEKIIGATDSCGDLMFLMKWKDSDEADLVLAKEANHKCPQIVIAFYEERLTWHEDGEKKEKGAAAV, from the exons ATGGGAAAGAAGAACCAGAACCGTGAGGATGATGAGTCTGGGTCCTCAGATGAAGAGGAATACGTGGTAGAAAAGGTCCTGGACAGAAGGGTTGTGAAAGGACGGGTGGAATATTTTCTAAAGTGGAAGGGTTTTACAGA TAAACACAACACCTGGGAGCCAGAGAAGAACCTCGACTGTCCGGACCTCATCTCAGAATTCATGAAGACTTATAAAAAAGGAGGCAGCAGCACAGGCACCCCCAGCAGCGGGGCCAAATCCTCCAGCACAGCCTCCACTGCGGTCCGCTCcaaagacagcagcagcagcaaaaggAGAAACTCTGATGAAGAAGAGGAGGGAGGAAGCAAGCCAAAGCGGAAAAAAGAG GAAGAGATTCTTGTTGCGAGGGGCTTTGAGAGAGGCCTGGAACCGGAGAAGATCATTGGTGCAACAGACTCTTGTGGGGATCTTATGTTCCTAATGAAGTG GAAAGACTCAGACGAGGCGGATCTTGTGCTTGCGAAGGAGGCCAATCACAAGTGCCCACAGATCGTCATTGCCTTCTACGAGGAGCGTCTCACCTGGCACGAGGACGGCGAGAAGAAGGAGAAGGGTGCTGCCgctgtgtaa